In Polynucleobacter arcticus, the following proteins share a genomic window:
- the sdhA gene encoding succinate dehydrogenase flavoprotein subunit has translation MTAIKKVLPRRRFDAVIIGAGGSGMRASLQLAEAGLNVAVLTKVFPTRSHTVAAQGGIGASLGNMSEDNWHYHFYDTIKGSDWLGDQDVIEFMCREAPKVVYELEHYGMPFDRNPDGTIYQRPFGGHTANYGEKPVQRACAAADRTGHAMLHTLYQRNVRAKTNFFVEWLALDLIRDDAGDVVGVTALEMETGEVYILETKVVMMATGGAGRIWDASTNAFINTGDGMGLAARAGIPLEDMEFWQFHPTGVAGAGVLLTEGCRGEGAILRNKDGERFMERYAPTYKDLAPRDFISRCMDQEIKEGRGCGPNGDYVVLDLTHIGAETIMKRLPSVYEIGINFANVDVTKEPIPVVPTIHYQMGGIPTNINGQVVVPANGKHNEIVNGLYAIGECSCVSVHGANRLGTNSLLDLLVFGRAAGNHIVSMDLKNREFKKLPENAGEQTLARIAALDNSTSGEYAQDVANDIRKTMQKYAGVFRNQELMDEGVRQMAKLTERAKHLWLKDKSQIFNTARIEALEVANLIETANATMISAAARTESRGAHSHDDHLERDDENWMKHTLWYSEGNKLSYKPVVLKPLTVESFPPKERTF, from the coding sequence ATGACTGCGATTAAAAAAGTATTGCCACGCCGCCGTTTCGACGCGGTAATTATTGGTGCAGGTGGTTCAGGTATGCGTGCTTCTTTGCAACTAGCAGAAGCTGGCCTGAACGTTGCGGTTTTAACTAAGGTTTTCCCAACTCGCTCCCATACTGTTGCGGCACAGGGCGGTATTGGTGCTTCACTGGGAAACATGAGTGAAGATAATTGGCACTATCACTTTTACGACACCATCAAAGGTTCGGACTGGTTAGGCGATCAAGATGTTATCGAGTTTATGTGTCGTGAAGCGCCAAAAGTAGTTTATGAGCTCGAGCACTATGGCATGCCTTTTGACCGTAATCCAGACGGCACAATTTATCAGCGCCCATTTGGTGGACACACTGCCAACTATGGCGAGAAGCCTGTTCAACGTGCTTGCGCTGCAGCCGATCGTACTGGTCATGCAATGTTGCACACCCTATATCAACGCAACGTACGCGCAAAAACCAACTTCTTTGTCGAGTGGCTTGCCTTAGATTTAATTCGTGATGATGCTGGCGATGTTGTCGGCGTTACTGCCCTCGAAATGGAAACCGGCGAGGTCTACATTCTTGAAACTAAAGTAGTCATGATGGCTACTGGTGGTGCAGGCCGTATTTGGGATGCGTCAACGAACGCATTCATTAATACCGGTGATGGCATGGGTCTGGCAGCACGTGCTGGCATTCCATTGGAAGACATGGAGTTTTGGCAATTCCACCCAACGGGCGTAGCTGGTGCGGGCGTATTGTTGACAGAGGGTTGTCGCGGTGAGGGCGCTATCTTGCGTAACAAGGACGGCGAGCGCTTTATGGAGCGTTATGCTCCTACTTATAAAGACTTAGCCCCACGTGACTTCATTTCACGCTGCATGGATCAAGAGATTAAAGAAGGGCGCGGTTGTGGCCCTAATGGTGATTATGTCGTCCTCGATCTAACTCACATTGGTGCAGAGACGATCATGAAGCGTTTGCCTTCTGTTTACGAGATCGGTATTAACTTTGCTAACGTTGACGTTACCAAGGAACCAATCCCTGTGGTGCCAACGATTCACTATCAGATGGGCGGTATTCCGACCAACATTAATGGTCAAGTAGTGGTGCCTGCAAATGGCAAGCATAACGAGATCGTGAATGGTCTTTATGCAATTGGTGAGTGTTCATGCGTTTCTGTCCACGGTGCAAATCGTCTGGGTACTAACTCACTGCTGGACTTACTGGTCTTCGGTCGTGCAGCTGGTAACCATATCGTTTCTATGGACCTGAAGAATCGTGAATTCAAAAAATTACCTGAGAATGCAGGTGAGCAGACTTTGGCGCGCATTGCAGCACTAGATAACTCAACTTCAGGCGAATACGCACAAGATGTTGCAAATGACATTCGCAAGACAATGCAAAAGTATGCCGGCGTGTTCCGCAATCAAGAGTTGATGGACGAAGGTGTTCGTCAAATGGCTAAGTTGACCGAGCGTGCCAAGCATCTCTGGCTAAAAGACAAGTCACAAATTTTCAATACAGCGCGTATTGAAGCTTTGGAAGTGGCTAACCTGATTGAGACTGCTAACGCAACGATGATCTCGGCAGCTGCTCGTACCGAAAGTCGTGGCGCGCATTCGCATGATGATCATCTAGAGCGTGATGATGAAAACTGGATGAAGCATACCCTTTGGTATAGCGAAGGTAACAAATTGTCTTACAAACCAGTAGTGCTTAAGCCCTTGACTGTTGAGTCCTTCCCACCCAAAGAACGTACTTTCTAA
- a CDS encoding succinate dehydrogenase iron-sulfur subunit produces MSDIRIFEIYRYDPDVDAAPRMVRYELELTGERMLLDALISLKKQDESITYRRSCREGVCGSDAMNINGKNGLACLTNMLTLPKVITLRPLPGLPVVRDLIVDMTLFFKQYLSIKPYLVNDNPAPEKERLQSPEEREELNGLYECILCASCSTSCPSFWWNPDKFVGPAGLLQAYRFIADSRDEDTGQRLDNLEDPYRLFRCHTIMNCVDVCPKHLNPTKAIGKIKELMVRRAV; encoded by the coding sequence ATGAGTGATATTCGTATATTTGAAATTTACCGCTACGATCCTGATGTCGATGCAGCGCCTCGCATGGTCCGCTATGAACTTGAGTTAACTGGTGAGCGTATGTTGTTGGATGCTCTGATTTCTCTGAAGAAGCAAGACGAGAGCATCACGTATCGCCGTTCATGCCGTGAAGGTGTTTGTGGTTCAGATGCGATGAACATCAATGGTAAGAATGGCCTAGCCTGCCTAACCAATATGTTGACCCTGCCAAAGGTGATCACATTGCGTCCTTTACCTGGTTTACCAGTCGTACGTGACTTAATCGTCGACATGACCTTGTTCTTCAAGCAATATCTGTCTATCAAGCCTTATTTGGTAAACGATAATCCTGCGCCAGAAAAAGAGCGCCTCCAGAGTCCTGAGGAGCGCGAAGAGCTCAATGGTTTGTATGAGTGCATTTTGTGCGCATCTTGCTCTACTTCATGCCCATCCTTCTGGTGGAATCCAGACAAGTTTGTTGGTCCCGCTGGTCTACTTCAGGCTTACCGCTTTATTGCCGACAGTCGTGATGAAGATACCGGACAGCGCTTGGATAACTTAGAAGACCCATACCGCTTATTCCGCTGCCACACCATCATGAATTGCGTAGACGTTTGTCCTAAGCATTTGAATCCAACCAAAGCTATTGGAAAGATCAAAGAATTGATGGTTCGTAGGGCAGTATGA
- a CDS encoding succinate dehydrogenase assembly factor 2 — MTLSNAELYRLKSDARRGLLENDLILQRFFERYGNQLNMEDGKVLTQLLALEDNDLMDLLIGRRDSVAALEKESQEASFKSVLEKLRQK, encoded by the coding sequence ATGACCCTGAGCAATGCAGAGTTATATCGTTTAAAAAGTGACGCCCGCAGAGGGTTGCTTGAGAACGATTTAATTCTGCAACGTTTCTTTGAGCGCTATGGCAATCAATTAAATATGGAAGATGGAAAAGTACTAACCCAGTTGCTGGCCTTAGAAGACAATGATTTAATGGACTTACTCATTGGTCGCAGGGATTCGGTTGCTGCGTTGGAAAAAGAGTCTCAAGAGGCGTCTTTTAAGTCCGTTTTAGAAAAATTGAGACAGAAGTAA
- the gltA gene encoding citrate synthase: MIESDIKAKLSFSDGSPDIDLPIYKGTVGPDVIDIRKLYGQTGKFTYDSGFLSTASCNSKITYIDGDKGELLYRGYPIEDLAHNCDFLEVCFLLLNGELPNAKQKKDFEDLVMHHTMVHEQMQFFLRGFRRDAHPMSVLTGLVGAMAAFYHDAIDYSQPKAREIAQIRLIAKMPTLVAMAYKYSVGQPFIYPDNSLSYTANFMRMMFATPCEEYKVNPVLVRALDRIFTLHADHEQNASTSTVRLCGSSGTNPFAAISAGIACLWGPAHGGANEACLEMLNNIQANGGVEKIHEFIAQVKDKNSNVRLMGFGHRVYKNFDPRAKLMRETCYEVLKEMGLEDDPLFKLAMTLEKIALEDEYFVSRKLYPNVDFYSGIVQRALGVPTEMFTCIFALARTVGWIAQWEEMITDPEYKIGRPRQLYVGETSRQVPNITVRK; the protein is encoded by the coding sequence ATGATTGAATCGGATATCAAAGCAAAATTATCATTTTCAGATGGCTCACCGGATATTGACTTGCCTATTTACAAGGGTACAGTTGGCCCCGATGTGATTGATATTCGGAAGTTATATGGTCAGACTGGTAAGTTCACCTACGATTCCGGCTTCTTATCGACAGCCTCCTGCAACAGCAAAATTACTTATATTGATGGCGATAAGGGTGAACTGCTTTACCGCGGTTATCCAATTGAAGATTTGGCGCACAACTGCGACTTCTTAGAGGTTTGTTTCTTGCTGTTAAACGGAGAGTTGCCAAACGCAAAGCAGAAAAAAGATTTTGAGGACCTGGTTATGCATCACACCATGGTTCATGAGCAAATGCAATTTTTCTTGCGCGGTTTCCGTCGTGACGCTCATCCGATGTCTGTATTAACTGGTTTGGTTGGTGCGATGGCTGCGTTCTATCATGATGCGATTGATTACAGTCAACCTAAGGCTCGTGAAATTGCGCAAATTCGTTTAATCGCAAAGATGCCAACATTGGTAGCAATGGCTTATAAATATTCTGTAGGGCAACCGTTTATCTACCCAGATAACTCCTTGTCATACACAGCCAACTTTATGCGCATGATGTTTGCAACGCCTTGTGAAGAGTACAAAGTCAATCCAGTATTGGTGCGCGCTTTGGATCGCATCTTCACATTGCATGCTGATCATGAGCAAAATGCATCTACATCTACTGTTCGCTTGTGTGGATCTTCCGGTACAAATCCGTTTGCAGCCATTTCTGCTGGTATTGCTTGCCTCTGGGGCCCAGCCCACGGCGGAGCAAATGAAGCTTGCTTAGAGATGCTCAATAATATTCAAGCGAATGGTGGTGTTGAAAAGATTCATGAGTTTATTGCGCAAGTAAAAGATAAAAACTCAAACGTTCGCTTAATGGGCTTCGGACATCGCGTCTACAAAAACTTTGATCCACGCGCAAAACTCATGCGTGAAACTTGCTATGAAGTATTGAAGGAGATGGGTCTCGAAGATGACCCTCTGTTTAAGCTGGCGATGACGCTCGAGAAGATTGCTTTAGAAGACGAATATTTCGTAAGTCGTAAGTTGTATCCTAATGTTGACTTCTATTCTGGAATTGTTCAGCGCGCTTTGGGCGTTCCAACAGAGATGTTCACTTGTATCTTTGCTTTGGCTAGAACAGTTGGTTGGATTGCTCAATGGGAAGAAATGATTACCGACCCTGAGTACAAGATTGGACGTCCACGTCAGTTATACGTTGGTGAAACTTCTCGTCAAGTTCCTAACATTACTGTTCGTAAATAA
- the leuC gene encoding 3-isopropylmalate dehydratase large subunit: MSRTLYDKLWDDHVIYSEQDGTATIYIDRQLLHEVTSPQAFEGLNIAGRPVWRISANLAVSDHNVPTTDRSEGISDPISKLQVDTLDQNCDAFGITQYKMNDTRQGIVHVIGPEQGATLPGMTVVCGDSHTSTHGAFGALAFGIGTSEVEHVLATQTLLMKKSKNMLVRVDGRLQPGSTAKDIVLAVIGKIGTAGGTGYTIEFAGEAIRNLSMEGRMTICNMAIEAGARAGLVAVDETTIEYIQGRPYAPKAEALRHALQYWRTLHSDADAHFDAVVELRAEEIAPQVTWGTSPEMVLSISDRIPDPEKERDPNKRSAMERALEYMGLVPNTPISNISVDKVFIGSCTNSRIEDIRAAAKVVDRLGKKVAANVKLALVVPGSGLVKAQAEREGLDRVFKAAGFEWREPGCSMCLAMNADRLEPGERCASTSNRNFEGRQGNGGRTHLLSPAMAAAAAIEGHFVDVRKIS, encoded by the coding sequence ATGTCACGTACGCTTTACGATAAATTGTGGGATGACCATGTCATCTATTCTGAACAAGATGGCACCGCCACGATTTATATAGATCGTCAACTGCTACATGAGGTAACTAGCCCTCAAGCTTTTGAGGGGCTGAATATAGCCGGCCGTCCGGTGTGGCGTATTTCTGCGAATTTAGCTGTTTCGGATCATAACGTCCCAACTACAGACCGCTCTGAAGGAATCTCGGATCCAATTTCTAAGCTCCAAGTAGATACACTTGATCAAAACTGTGATGCCTTTGGTATCACGCAGTACAAAATGAACGACACCCGTCAGGGGATTGTTCATGTCATTGGACCTGAGCAGGGCGCAACCTTGCCTGGCATGACAGTGGTTTGTGGTGATTCCCATACAAGTACTCACGGTGCCTTTGGTGCATTGGCATTCGGTATTGGTACTTCCGAAGTGGAGCATGTACTGGCAACCCAAACCTTGCTCATGAAAAAGAGTAAGAACATGTTGGTTCGGGTAGATGGGCGCTTACAGCCTGGCTCTACAGCTAAAGATATTGTGCTTGCCGTGATTGGCAAAATTGGCACTGCTGGCGGTACTGGTTACACTATTGAGTTTGCTGGCGAGGCCATTCGCAATCTGTCTATGGAGGGTCGAATGACCATCTGTAATATGGCAATTGAAGCAGGTGCCCGCGCTGGATTAGTTGCAGTTGATGAAACTACTATTGAGTACATTCAAGGTCGACCATATGCTCCTAAAGCCGAGGCCTTGCGTCATGCCCTTCAATATTGGCGCACTTTGCATTCAGATGCAGATGCGCACTTTGATGCTGTAGTAGAGCTACGAGCAGAAGAAATTGCCCCGCAAGTCACCTGGGGTACTTCGCCAGAAATGGTGCTTTCAATTAGCGATCGCATTCCTGATCCAGAAAAAGAACGTGACCCAAATAAGCGCTCAGCCATGGAGCGTGCGTTGGAATATATGGGCCTTGTTCCAAATACCCCGATTAGTAATATTTCTGTAGATAAAGTATTCATTGGCTCCTGTACCAATAGCCGTATCGAAGATATTCGTGCTGCTGCGAAGGTAGTTGATCGTTTAGGTAAAAAAGTTGCCGCTAACGTTAAATTGGCATTAGTGGTTCCTGGCTCCGGATTAGTTAAGGCTCAAGCAGAGCGTGAAGGTTTGGATCGTGTATTTAAGGCCGCTGGCTTTGAATGGCGTGAGCCGGGTTGCTCGATGTGTTTGGCAATGAATGCCGATCGCCTTGAGCCTGGTGAGCGTTGCGCTTCTACCTCCAATCGGAATTTTGAGGGTCGTCAAGGTAACGGCGGTAGGACGCATTTGCTCAGCCCAGCAATGGCTGCTGCTGCAGCGATTGAAGGTCACTTTGTTGATGTTCGTAAGATTTCTTAA
- the leuD gene encoding 3-isopropylmalate dehydratase small subunit — MDKFTVYKGLVAPLNRENVDTDAIIPKQFLKSIKKTGFGQNLFDEWRYLDHGEPGQDCSSRPLNPDFVLNQPRYKDAGILLARKNFGCGSSREHAPWALDQYGFRAVIAPSFADIFYNNCFKNGLLPIVLSELQVDHLFNETLAFSGYQITIDLDAQQVITPDGTAYSFDVAPFRKHCLLNGLDDIGLTLQHADKIKAYEAERILKMPWLATQLP; from the coding sequence ATGGATAAATTTACGGTATACAAAGGATTGGTTGCTCCGCTGAATCGCGAGAACGTTGATACCGACGCCATTATTCCGAAGCAATTCTTAAAGTCGATTAAGAAGACGGGCTTCGGCCAGAACTTATTTGACGAGTGGCGCTACCTAGATCATGGTGAGCCAGGACAGGATTGCAGTTCAAGGCCGCTCAATCCAGATTTTGTTTTAAATCAACCTCGCTATAAAGACGCTGGTATTTTGCTGGCTCGCAAGAACTTTGGTTGTGGTAGTTCTCGTGAGCATGCGCCTTGGGCACTGGATCAATATGGCTTTAGAGCCGTGATTGCCCCGAGCTTTGCTGACATCTTTTACAACAACTGCTTCAAAAATGGCCTTTTACCTATTGTTTTATCTGAACTTCAGGTAGACCATTTGTTTAATGAAACTTTGGCTTTTAGTGGGTACCAGATCACTATTGATCTCGATGCCCAGCAAGTGATTACCCCCGATGGGACTGCATATAGCTTTGATGTAGCTCCATTTCGAAAGCATTGCCTGCTGAACGGTTTAGACGATATCGGCTTAACCCTGCAACATGCAGATAAAATCAAGGCTTACGAAGCTGAGCGTATCCTCAAGATGCCTTGGCTTGCGACACAACTGCCGTAG
- the leuB gene encoding 3-isopropylmalate dehydrogenase, giving the protein MKIAVLPGDGIGPEIVAEAVKVLNALGPKFDLETAPVGGAAYDVAGHPLPPATLELAKKADAILFGAVGDWKYDTLARELRPEQAILGLRKHLELFANFRPAICYDELTAASSLKAEIVGGLDILIIRELNGDIYFGQPRGIRTSELPLFKGAREGYDMMHYSEPEVERIGRVAFEAARKRSKKVCSVDKANVLETSQLWREVMIRVAKEYPDVELSHMYVDNAAMQLVKAPKAFDIVVTGNLFGDILSDEAAMLTGSIGMLPSASLDKNNKGLYEPSHGSAPDIAGKGIANPLATILSAAMMLRYSLAMPLEADRIEAAVQKVLSQGLRTADIFTEGTTKVSTVEMGDAVVAALSK; this is encoded by the coding sequence ATGAAAATTGCAGTTCTCCCGGGCGATGGTATCGGCCCGGAAATCGTTGCTGAAGCCGTTAAGGTGTTAAACGCGCTCGGCCCCAAATTTGATCTTGAGACGGCTCCTGTTGGCGGTGCTGCCTACGATGTTGCTGGTCATCCACTGCCTCCCGCTACATTAGAGCTCGCTAAAAAAGCAGATGCGATTTTATTTGGGGCTGTTGGCGATTGGAAATACGACACACTAGCTCGTGAACTACGTCCCGAGCAGGCTATTTTAGGTTTGCGTAAACATCTCGAACTATTTGCCAACTTTAGGCCGGCGATTTGTTACGACGAGTTAACGGCGGCTTCCAGTCTAAAGGCAGAGATTGTTGGCGGTCTCGATATTCTGATTATTCGTGAATTGAATGGCGATATTTATTTTGGTCAGCCTCGCGGCATTCGTACATCGGAGTTGCCATTGTTTAAGGGTGCGCGTGAAGGCTACGACATGATGCATTACAGCGAGCCAGAAGTAGAGCGCATTGGACGTGTTGCATTTGAGGCGGCACGCAAGCGCAGCAAGAAAGTGTGTAGTGTTGATAAAGCAAATGTTTTGGAGACCTCGCAACTATGGCGCGAAGTCATGATTCGCGTTGCAAAAGAATATCCCGATGTTGAGTTGTCTCATATGTATGTTGACAATGCGGCGATGCAGTTAGTGAAGGCCCCTAAAGCGTTTGACATTGTCGTGACTGGTAATTTATTTGGAGACATTCTCTCTGATGAAGCCGCTATGTTGACTGGCTCTATTGGTATGTTGCCATCAGCTTCATTAGATAAAAACAACAAAGGTTTGTATGAGCCTAGCCATGGCTCCGCACCGGATATTGCTGGCAAAGGCATTGCTAACCCATTGGCGACGATTTTGTCTGCGGCTATGATGTTGCGTTACTCCTTGGCAATGCCGTTAGAGGCCGATCGGATTGAAGCAGCGGTACAAAAAGTACTTTCTCAAGGCTTGCGCACTGCGGACATCTTCACTGAAGGTACCACGAAGGTTTCTACTGTGGAAATGGGTGATGCCGTCGTAGCCGCACTTTCTAAATAA
- the asd gene encoding aspartate-semialdehyde dehydrogenase, with amino-acid sequence MVNTKTPLVGLVGWRGMVGSVLMERMLAEKDFDLIEPVFFSTSQAGSQVPLFNAQQVTRNENALLDANDIKALSRCDIILTCQGGDYTNDIYPKLRAAGWDGHWIDAASALRMKDDAVLVLDPVNRSVIDKALAAGGKNWIGSNCTVSLMMMAMGGLVKADMVEWISAMTYQAASGAGAQNMRELLLQMGALRDSVATELADPSSWILDIDRKVTETLRSSDFPKKNFRNTPLAGSLIPWIDVPVENGQTKEEWKGGAEFNKILGRPAFRTPGSIPIDGLCVRVGAMRCHSQGLTVKLKKDIPLKEIEEILANDNQWVKVIPNDRETTERELSPAAISGTLTVPIGRLHKMAMGPEYLGAFTVGDQLLWGAAEPLRRMLRILLER; translated from the coding sequence ATGGTAAACACAAAGACACCCTTAGTCGGTTTAGTTGGTTGGCGCGGTATGGTTGGTAGCGTTCTGATGGAAAGAATGTTGGCTGAAAAAGATTTCGATCTGATTGAGCCTGTTTTTTTTAGTACTAGCCAGGCTGGTAGCCAAGTTCCCTTATTCAATGCCCAGCAAGTTACTAGAAATGAAAATGCTTTACTAGATGCAAACGACATCAAAGCGCTATCTCGCTGCGACATCATTTTGACTTGCCAGGGCGGTGACTATACCAACGATATCTATCCAAAACTGCGTGCAGCTGGTTGGGATGGTCACTGGATTGATGCTGCTAGTGCATTACGCATGAAAGATGATGCAGTATTGGTGCTGGATCCCGTTAACCGATCTGTTATTGATAAAGCATTGGCTGCTGGTGGCAAGAACTGGATTGGCAGCAACTGCACAGTGAGTTTGATGATGATGGCCATGGGTGGTTTGGTCAAAGCGGATATGGTTGAGTGGATTAGTGCCATGACCTACCAAGCCGCCTCCGGTGCTGGCGCCCAAAATATGCGCGAACTTTTGCTGCAAATGGGCGCTTTACGTGACAGCGTAGCTACTGAATTAGCCGATCCATCATCTTGGATCTTAGATATTGACCGCAAGGTTACTGAAACATTACGCTCATCTGACTTTCCTAAGAAAAATTTCCGTAATACACCTTTGGCAGGCAGCTTGATTCCCTGGATCGATGTTCCAGTTGAGAACGGTCAAACAAAAGAAGAGTGGAAGGGCGGGGCTGAGTTTAATAAGATTTTAGGTCGTCCTGCATTTAGAACCCCCGGCAGCATTCCAATCGACGGTCTGTGTGTCCGTGTTGGCGCTATGCGTTGTCATTCTCAGGGTTTGACAGTGAAACTAAAAAAAGATATTCCGCTAAAAGAGATTGAGGAGATCTTGGCTAACGATAACCAATGGGTCAAAGTAATTCCCAATGATCGTGAGACTACCGAGCGCGAATTATCACCAGCTGCAATTAGCGGTACTTTGACAGTACCTATTGGTCGTTTACATAAGATGGCGATGGGTCCAGAGTATCTGGGCGCATTTACAGTTGGCGACCAACTGTTATGGGGTGCAGCAGAGCCACTTCGTCGCATGCTCCGTATCTTGCTTGAGCGCTAA
- a CDS encoding FimV/HubP family polar landmark protein, translated as MFRNSQIRFAKVVCLALLSWSCVAGAISLGSPKLLSRPGEPLKVEFPIRLGVDEQAALSSLNVGIANKAAYDRLGISQKLLALNPQAMIYRNQQQQVMVLLETVESVPVSDDPFWDVLVTLKWSAGSLTKAYTLLLGDAQKILVRPGQTLSEIAAQLAPQLQGATLDQTMMALFKVNPDAFASGSINRLDAGVELNLPNQALLRSISPAEAQQFVAEANAQWLSEREGKGGSQNPINQKNGQDAPAKDRLKIGSSADSVSEERRYTEDLVAQEKALEQTRVRVAELEKNIADLQRILDQAKGKSSELAKPAGAIGFGGFTPAIFALGFMVLTGLLLWLLAKNARKSEARDFSVEAPKVIATPKEHTTSHGVMPDRAKALFAGIDLELPPIKKSNPASVTAVNPLADTLRVKLNLARAYITIEDFASAKKSLQEIVQIGTSIDPAITVEAQGLLVELSHRNS; from the coding sequence ATGTTTCGAAATAGTCAGATCCGATTTGCAAAAGTAGTTTGCTTAGCATTACTAAGTTGGTCATGTGTAGCAGGAGCCATCTCTCTTGGTTCTCCAAAATTACTTTCAAGACCGGGTGAGCCACTGAAAGTGGAGTTTCCGATTCGGCTTGGAGTTGATGAGCAGGCCGCTCTCTCTAGTCTCAATGTTGGAATCGCTAATAAAGCGGCTTATGATCGTTTGGGTATTTCCCAAAAGCTACTAGCTCTTAATCCTCAAGCAATGATTTATCGCAATCAACAACAGCAAGTAATGGTGTTGCTTGAAACAGTTGAGTCTGTGCCTGTATCAGATGATCCATTCTGGGATGTCTTAGTAACGCTGAAATGGTCGGCAGGTAGCCTTACTAAGGCGTATACATTGCTACTGGGTGATGCACAGAAAATACTAGTGAGACCTGGCCAAACTCTCTCTGAAATTGCGGCGCAACTAGCGCCTCAGTTACAGGGAGCCACGCTAGATCAAACAATGATGGCGCTATTTAAAGTCAATCCTGATGCATTTGCCAGCGGTAGTATCAACCGGTTGGATGCAGGTGTTGAGCTTAATTTACCTAATCAAGCTTTATTGCGATCGATAAGTCCTGCAGAGGCCCAACAGTTTGTAGCTGAGGCCAATGCCCAGTGGCTATCCGAGCGCGAGGGAAAGGGTGGCTCACAAAACCCTATCAACCAAAAAAATGGTCAGGATGCACCTGCGAAAGATCGACTCAAAATTGGGTCGAGTGCGGATAGCGTATCTGAAGAGCGAAGGTATACAGAAGACCTGGTAGCACAAGAAAAAGCGCTTGAACAAACGCGTGTTCGTGTAGCTGAGCTTGAGAAGAATATTGCAGATTTACAGCGCATACTGGATCAGGCCAAAGGTAAGTCATCGGAATTGGCAAAGCCTGCTGGTGCCATTGGCTTTGGTGGATTTACTCCTGCAATCTTTGCTCTTGGGTTCATGGTGTTAACAGGTTTACTACTCTGGCTATTGGCAAAGAATGCCCGTAAATCTGAGGCACGTGATTTTTCTGTCGAAGCACCCAAGGTTATTGCAACACCCAAAGAGCACACTACTTCTCATGGCGTAATGCCTGATCGTGCTAAGGCGTTGTTTGCTGGAATCGATTTAGAATTACCGCCGATTAAAAAATCTAATCCAGCCTCTGTGACAGCTGTTAATCCACTTGCTGATACGCTTCGGGTAAAGTTAAATCTAGCACGTGCCTATATTACGATCGAGGATTTTGCGTCAGCCAAGAAATCACTACAGGAAATCGTGCAAATTGGTACTTCAATTGATCCTGCAATTACAGTGGAAGCTCAAGGCCTGTTAGTTGAGTTGTCGCACCGTAATAGTTAA
- the truA gene encoding tRNA pseudouridine(38-40) synthase TruA, whose protein sequence is MRIALGLQYDGSPYSGWQTQVNQNTIQDELEKALSAFVGVGALKSNPIRVITAGRTDTGVHALGQVIHFDVDVERENWSWVRGVNSFLPESIVVNWAQPVPPEFSARYSAHERTYIYALHAGPCRSPMTTNRAGYVMLPSDRWFDVKAMQQAAECLIGEHDFTSFRSSECQSKTPVKTIYSIEIFSSEPWLYFKIKGNAFLHHMVRNLVGSFIQIGVGKQKLEWMAEVLAAKDRSIAAPTFSPDGLYLAQIAYPEHFLIPKPWLTNSWLPKEIFA, encoded by the coding sequence ATGCGCATCGCCTTGGGTCTTCAATATGATGGCAGTCCATATTCTGGTTGGCAGACACAGGTAAATCAGAACACTATTCAAGATGAATTAGAAAAAGCCCTCTCTGCATTTGTTGGTGTTGGTGCACTTAAGTCAAATCCGATACGGGTAATTACGGCTGGTAGGACGGATACAGGAGTTCACGCTTTAGGTCAGGTTATTCATTTTGATGTGGATGTTGAGCGAGAAAATTGGTCCTGGGTTAGAGGGGTAAACTCTTTTTTGCCAGAGTCCATTGTGGTGAACTGGGCTCAACCAGTCCCGCCGGAGTTTAGCGCCAGGTATTCCGCTCATGAACGCACTTATATCTATGCCTTACATGCCGGACCGTGCCGCTCTCCCATGACGACAAATCGCGCGGGTTATGTCATGTTGCCTTCAGATCGTTGGTTTGATGTTAAGGCGATGCAGCAGGCTGCGGAATGTTTAATTGGTGAGCACGACTTCACCTCATTTCGCTCTTCAGAATGTCAAAGCAAGACTCCGGTGAAAACAATCTATTCCATTGAGATTTTCTCCAGTGAGCCATGGCTCTACTTTAAGATTAAAGGAAATGCTTTCCTGCATCATATGGTGCGTAATCTAGTGGGAAGCTTCATTCAAATTGGCGTTGGGAAGCAAAAATTAGAATGGATGGCAGAAGTCCTGGCTGCAAAAGATCGCAGTATTGCGGCGCCTACCTTTTCCCCAGACGGTCTTTATTTAGCTCAAATTGCCTATCCAGAGCATTTTTTAATCCCTAAGCCTTGGCTTACGAATTCCTGGCTACCTAAGGAGATTTTTGCCTAA